The stretch of DNA GCGCCCGGTTGCCGCCGAAGGAGCCGGGGACGGACGTCTCGGTGGGGGCGGTGGACAACTGGGACCCGGCGGCGCCGAGGTCGTCGTCGCCGGGCGGCACCACCACCGGGGTCTCGTCGTCCGTCGTACTGGTTGGCGTCTTGCTCATGGATCAGATCCCCACAGTGAAGCCGGTGGACCACGTCTGCATCTCCTGCACCAGCCGGTCCCAGGCGCCGGTCAGCAGCAGCACGCCGGTCACGATCATCATCGTGCCGCCGACGCGCATCACCCAGACATAGTGGCGCTTGACCCAGCCGAAGGCTCCCAGCGCCTTGCGGAAGGCGATCGCGGTGAGCACGAACGGGATGCCGAGGCCGGCGCAGTAGGCGACGGTCAGCAGGGCTCCGCGCCCGGCGCTGGCCTGGGTCGAGGAGAGCGCCACCACGGAGGCGAGGGTCGGGCCGATGCACGGGGTCCAGCCGACTCCGAACAGGGCCCCGAGCACGGGTGCGCCCATCAGGCCCGTGGTGGGGCGCATGTGGAAGCGGAACTCACGCTGGGTCAGCCAGGGCATCAGGCCCATGAAGAAGACGCCCATGAGGATCATGAGCACGCCCAGCACCTTGGACAGGGTGCCCTTGTAGTCCTGGAGGGTCTGCCCGAAGAACCCGAACAGCGCCCCGCCGGAGACGAAGACCACGGTGAAGCCGAGGACGAAGAGGCCGGCGCCGACGGTCATCCGTCCGCGCCGGGCCTCGGCCAGGTCCGTGCCGGTGACCCCGGTCACATAGGAGAGGTAGCCGGGGACGAGCGGCAGGACGCAGGGGGAGAAGAACGAGACGAGTCCGCCGAGTACGGCGACGGGCAGCGCGAGCAGCAGGGCTCCGCTGAACACCGTCTGATTGGGATCAGTGGCTGCGGCCAGTAGCACGGCGGCTCACTTCTCCGCGACGACCGGGTCGAGCATCTTGCGCAGCTTGTCCTCGCTGAGCGCCTGGAGGGCGCGCGCGGCGATCCTCCCGTCCCGGTCGACGATGATCGTGGTGGGGATCATCTGCGGGTTCAGGGTGCCCTTCTGGAAGCGGAGCATGAGCTTGCCGGTCGGGTCGTACAGGCTCGGGTACGACACGTCGAACTGCTTCTCGAACGCGAGGGCCGGCTGGGTGCTGGTGTCGCGCGTGTTGATGCCGACGAACTGCACGCCCTTGCCGGCGGTGTCCTTGGCCACCTTCGCCAGGTTGGACGCCTCGGCGCGGCACGGCGAGCACCAGGAGCCCCAGACGTTCAGGACGACGACCTTGCCCTTGTAGGCGCCCATGTCGAGCTGCTTGCCCTCGAGGGTCTTGCCGGACAGGTCGGGCGCGGGCTTGCGGTCGCCCTTCGGCACGGTCGCGATGCCGTCGGCGCCGGTGATGAAGTTGGTGTTGCCCGAGCCGCCGGAGGTGCCGCCGGAGCCGCAGGCGGACAGGGCGAGTGCCAGTGCGGCGCCCCCGGCGGCGAGCAGGGCGGCGCGGCCACGGACACGGCTCGAACGCGTGCGGCGCGGACGGGGCGTGCGGTTCGCCCGGTTCGAGCACTGGGGGGCACGACTGACGGCACTCATGTGAAAAGTTTCGCATGCCCCTTCCGGGGATCTTGCGCACCCCCCTCACGACCGGAAAAGTGCATTTCAGGCCGCCTTCGAGGGGCCCTCCGTGCTCGGCGTGCCGGTGCTTCCGGCGTCCCCGAGGAACTCCTTCCAGCCGCCGGCCGGCCGCTGTCCGACGTCGAGGGTGCGCAGCTTGGCCAGCACTTCCGGCTTCTGCACGTCCATCCAGTCGACGAACTGCCGGAAGGAGACCATGCGCACGTCGGCGCCCTTCTCCCTCTCCCGCGCGATGTGCTTGAAGGCTTCCTCGACGGAGTCCATGTAGATGCCGCCGTTCCACTGTTCGAAGTGGTTGCCTATGAAGTACGGCGCCCGGTTTGTCTCGCATGCCCGCCTGAAGCCCTGGATGTAGGCCTGCGTGGACTGCCTGCGCCAGCCCGGGTGGTTGTGGGCCGGAGCGTTGGTGGAGTTGACGGACTGGTTCGCGAGCATGTTGTAGTCCATCGAGAGCACCTCGAACCGGCGTCCGGGGAACGGTATCTGCTGCAACGGCAGGTCCCAGATGCCCAGCCGCTTGTCCGGCCACACCTGGCGGCCGCCGGGCGAGGAGGCGTCGTAACGCCAGCCGAGCTCGCGGGCGGTGGGCAGCAGCTGGTTCTGGCCGAGCAGGCAGGGGGTGCGGCCGCCGACGAGTTCCTTGTCGTAGTCGAAGGGCAGGGCGGGCAGATCGGTCCAGCCGGTGTTGGTCCGCCACTCCTTCACGAATGCCTTGGCCTGGTCGATCTCGCTGCGCCACTGCTTGGGCGTCCAGCCCCCGACCGAGCCGTGGCCGGAGCAGAAATGGCCGTTGAAGTGGGTGCCGATCTCGTGGCCCTCGAGCCAGGCGCGGCGGACGTTGGTGAGCGTGGCCTTGACGTGGTCGTCGGTCAGATAGCCGATGTCGGAGGCGCCGCGCGGGTTGTTCGGCGGGTCGTACAGGCGCTTCTTCGACTCCGGCAGCAGGTAGAGCCCGGAGAGGAAGAAGGTCATGTGCGCCTCGTGCTGCCTGGCCAGGTCCAGGAAGCGCGGGAACAGCCCGTTGCCGACCTCGCCGGCCCCGTCCCAGGAGAAGACGACGAACTGCGGCGGGGTCTCGCCCGGCTCCAGCGGGACCGGCGCGGCCGGCTGGTGCGGCTGCTTGCCGGTGAACGAGGTCGAGCCGTCGCCGATGAGGCGCGCGGGGGCTGTCGTACGCGCACGCGGGCTGGGCGTGCTCGCGCTGGGGGAGGCACCGGTGCGGCCCGGGTCCGAGGACTTGACGCTGCCGCAGCCCGTGAGCCCGACGGCGGCCGCGGCCCCCGCGCCGAGGCCGAGTAGTCCCCTTCGGGAGAAGGTGCGCATGAGATCCCCGATCCGTCACTGCCGCTGGTGGTCACTCACTCAGAGGCGGGGACGAACACGGGGGTTCCGCGAGTCGATATGAATTTCACAACAAACACAAAGGAAGGGTGCGGCAACGGGCGGGACCGTGCGGTCCCCGCCCGTGCCGCACCCTTCCTTACGCGCGCTTCGTTACGCGCCGAACGCCTTGCCCTGCCCCTTCACCGGCTTGGCGCCCGCGAGGAGATGGGCCGGGACCAGATCGCGGGCCGGCTCGGTGTAGCCGACGGAGACGATCCGGTCGCCCCGGTAGGTGAACGTCGTCAGCGAGGCGAGCGTGCACTGCCGCTTGCGCGGGTCGTGCCACAGCCGCCGCCGCTCCACGTAGGAGCGCACGATCCAGATCGGCAGCTGGTGGCTGACGAGTACCGCCTCGTGTCCGCGCGCCTCGTCCTTCGCCGCGTTCAGCGCGCCCATCATGCGCACCACCTGGTCGATGTACGGCTCGCCCCAGGACGGTTTGAACGGGTTGACCACGTGCTTCCAGTTGGCGGGCCGGCGCAGCGCGCCGTCGCCCACGCCGAAGGTCTTGCCCTGGAAGACGTTGGCCGCCTCGATCAGCCGCTCGTCGGTGGCGAGGTCGAGTCCGTGCGCCTTCGCTATCGGCGTCGCCGTCTCCTGCGCCCGCTCCAGCGGGGAGGCGACGACATAGGTGATGTCGCGGGGGGCGAGGTGCTCGGCGACCCGCTCGGCCATCTTCCGTCCGAGCTCGGACAGGTGGTAGCCGGGCAGCCGCCCGTACAGGATCCCGTCCGGGTTCTCGACCTCGCCGTGCCGCATGAGGTGGACGACGGTGATGTCGTCCCGGCCGTTCTTCTCGGGGGTGTCGCTCATGCCGTCGCCTCCGCCGCCGCACGGGCCGCCGCCGGAAGGGCGTCGGCGATCCGCTGGAGTGCCGTCTCGTCGTGCGCGGTGGAGACGAACCAGGACTCGAAGGACGAGGGCGGCAGGTAGACGCCGTTCGCCAGCATCGCGTGGAAGAACGCGGTGAAGCGGTACGACTCCTGCGCCTTGGCGTCCTCGTAGTCGCGCACCGGGCGGTCCGTGAAGAACACGGAGAACATGTTGGAGGCGTTCTGCAGGGTGTGCGCCACGCCCTCCTTGGTCAGCGCCTCGGAGACCATGGCCTGGATCTGCTGCGAGACGGAGTCGACCTTGGTGTACGCCGCGTCGTCGAGCAGGCGAAGCTGGGCGAGCCCGGCGGCGGTGGCGATGGGGTTCCCGGAGAGGGTGCCGGCCTGGTAGACGGGCCCGGCGGGGGCGAGGTGCGCCATGACGTCGGCGCGTCCGCCGAACGCGGCGGCCGGGAATCCGCCGCCCATCACCTTTCCGAAGGTCATCAGGTCGGGCTCGACCCCGTCGACGCCGTACCACCCGGCCCGGCTGGTGCGGAAGCCCGTCATGACCTCGTCGGAGATGTACAGGGCGCCGTTCTCGCCGCAGAGGTCCTTGAGTCCCTGGTTGAACCCGGGCAGCGGCGGCACCACGCCCATGTTGCCCGGCGAGGCCTCGGTGATCACACAGGCGATCTCGCCCGGGTGCGCGGCGAAGGCGGCGCGCACGGCGTCGAGGTCGTTGTACGGCAGCACGATCGTGTCGCCGGCCTGGGCGCCGGTGACGCCGGGGGTGTCGGGCAGGGCGAAGGTGGCGACCCCCGACCCGGCCGCGGCGAGGAGGGAGTCGACGTGCCCGTGGTAGCACCCGGCGAACTTGATCACCTTGGACCGCCGGGTGAAGCCGCGGGCGAGCCGGATCGCGGACATGGTGGCCTCGGTGCCGCTGGAGACCAGCCGCACCCGCTCCAGCGGGCCGACCCGGTTCACCATCTCCTCGGCGAGGGCGACCTCGCCCTCACCGGGCGTCCCGAAGGACGTGCCGTGCGCGACCGCCTCCTGCACGGCGGCGATCACCTCGGGGTGCGCGTGCCCGAGGATCATCGGACCCCAGGAGCACACGAGGTCGACGTACTCCCGCCCGTCGGCGTCCTTCAGGTACGGACCGCTGCCGGAGACCATGAACCGGGGCGTGCCGCCCACGGCGCGGAAGGCGCGCACCGGCGAGTTCACGCCGCCGGGCGTGACGGCCGCCGCACGGTCGAACAGCGCCTGCGAGACAGGGGCTTCGTAGGGATATGGCAGTTCGCTCATGACCTGCGACTTCTCCGACTTCTCGGGGGTTCTCCGAATACGGTGGGCAGTGACCTGTTCAGGGTAGGCCAGTGACGGCGGCGGGCCCGGGGCGGAGCGGCCGGGTCCGGCCGGATCCGGGTGCGCCGAGCGGCGGATTCGAGGATTCGGAGCGGCCCATCTGCGAAACTGGGCTCCGCGTACGTATGAACAAGCGAAGGGTCGTGTCGGGGACCGCCCGGATCCCGCGGGCAGAAGTTTCGGCGCACGTTTCGGCGGGCGGCCGCGGGGGAGGTCACTGACACGATGATCGGGTTGCGCGGCGGGGGCCACGCGTCCTAGAAAAGCAGTCGGGTGGAGATATGCATCGCGGTGGCGGACTGGGCGAGGGGACTGACGGCCTGGGTCCTCGACGTGCCCGGCGGGGAAGGCACCGGCGCGACGCTGAGGAAGCGAGCGAAGCCCGCCAGGCACGGGATGTACCGAGTGAGTCCGAGCGGACCGACCGGCGAGGCGAGGGCCGGTCCGAGCTGCTGGGAGCAGGGAGCAGGAATGGTGGTCGGGTGGGGGTGACGTACAAGTACTTCGGCGCGCCCGACGGCGCGACGGCGGCCCGCGTCCCGATCTCGATGCGCCCCGAGGAACTCGGCGGCGACGAGCTCGGCATGGGCGGCATGTTCACCAAGATCAAGCCGGAGACGATGGCCGCCATGGTGCTGACCGGCATCGAGGGCGTGCCCCTGCACAAGGTGCCGCCGCTCGAGCTGGTCGTCCTGCACCCCGACTACGCGGTGGTGAAACTCCCGACGACCGCGGTCGACCCCCTGCGCGACATCGGCGAGGAAGCGGTCGGCGCGGCCGCCTTCATCTGGTCCACGGTCCCGGACCGCGGCGGTCCGCGGGACGCGTTCAACGTGTACCAGCTGCTGCACGAGTGGCAGGACTTCAGCCACCGGCTGCATGAGGCGGGGCATCAGCCCTACTGCCTTGTGTGGCCCTGAGCCGGGGTTTCGCAGGGCTCGGGCGGACGCGTCCGGAGGGTACGCATGCGATCGGCGCGCGCAGCCGCGACCGGTCGCCCGGTCCGGACGCGGCTGCGCGCGCCGATGCCGTACTAAGTACTCCGCACTAGTGCTGTGGCCGGGAAGGTTTGCCGGGAAGCTCGCGGCGTCCGGTGCCGGGGGCACCTCCCACGCCCTTCAGGCAGTGGGGGAGCCTCGCAAGGCGGAGCATCACCCGCGTACTGGATGTACTCGGGTGATGCGACAACGCGGCGTGGGGGTACCCCCGGCCGAAGGCTGGGGGAGTGCCGTGCCGGCCGTCGCGAGCCGGTGAACCTTTCCGGTCACAGCACTAGGTGGCGGAGCCACGACGGTCGGAGCCGCGTCCGCCCGCGCCGGAAGAGCCACGGCCGCCCGTGCTGGAGGAGCCGCGTGTGGCTCCTCCGGGCGCCGGGCGGCGGCCCGGGACACGGGCTGAGTTGCCGGAGGCGGAGCCGGTCGCGGACCGGCGGTCGGAACCGCGGCCGCCCGTGCCGGCGGCACCGCCCTTGGCCCCGCCGGATCCCGACCGGCCGGCGGCACCGGCCCCGCCTGATCCCGCTCGGCGGGCGGAACCGCGGCCGCCGGAGGCGGAGGTGCCGGCAGCCGTACCGGCCGCTGCCGCCCCGGCCGGGGCACGGCGGTTGCGGGCGCCCGGGTCGGTGGCGGCGCCGGTCACCGGGCCGGTTCCGCCGCTGTTGCGGCGTCGGCGGCCGGAGCGCCGGCCGGGCTCGGTGCCGGTCTTGCGGGCCGGGCGGGACGCCGTCGGTGGCGTGGGCTGGGGTACCTCGATGGTGACGGCCACCCCGGAGGGCTCGCGGGCTCCGGTGAGGGTGGCGAGTTCCTCGTCGTTCGACTTGACGCTCGCCGTCCGGGGACGGATGCCCGCGTCCGACATGAGCCGGGTGACGTCCCGCCTCTGGTCGGGCAGGACCAGCGTGACCACGCTGCCGGAGCCGCCGGCGCGAGCCGTGCGGCCGCCCCGGTGGAGGTAGTCCTTGTGGTCGGTGGGGGGATCGACGTTCACCACGAGGTCGAGGTCGTCGACGTGTATGCCCCGGGCCGCGACGTTCGTCGCCACCAACGCGGTGACCTGGCCGTTCTTGAACTGTTCCAGGGTGCGGTTGCGCTGCGGCTGGGAGCGGCCCCCGTGCAGTGCCGCCGCGCGGACACCGACGGCGAGGAGACGCTTGGCGAGCCGGTCTGCGGACCTCTTGGTGTCGAGGAAGAGGATGACGCGGCCGTCACGCGCCGCGATGCGCGTGGTGACCGCCTTCTTGTCGGTCTCGTCCTGGACGTGGAGCACATGGTGCTCCATGGTGGTCACCGCTCCCGCGGACGGGTCCACGGAGTGCACCACCGGGTCGGTCAGGAACCGCTGCACCAGGCGGTCGATGTTGCGGTCCAGGGTGGCCGAGAAGAGCATGCGCTGTCCGTCGGGCCGCACCTGCTGGATCAGCTTGGTGATCTGCGGCAGGAAGCCCATGTCGGTCATCTGGTCGGCTTCGTCCAGCACCGTGATGCGTACGCCGTCGAGCACGCAGTCCCCGCGTTCCACGAGGTCGTTGAGCCTGCCGGGAGTCGCCACGAGTACCTCGGCGCCGCGCCGGAGCGCACCGGCCTGCTTGGTGATGGACAGCCCGCCGACCACCGTGGCCAGCCGGAGGTTCACCGCCGTCGCGTACGGGGTCAGCGCGTCCGCCACCTGCTGGGCGAGTTCACGGGTGGGCACCAGCACGAGGGCGAGGGGCGCCTTGGGCTCCGCGCGCAGTCCGGCCGTGCGGGCCAGGAGCGCCAGCCCGAACGCGAGGGTCTTGCCGGAGCCGGTACGACCCCGTCCCAGCAGGTCACGACCGGCGAGGGAGTTCGGGAGCGTGGCGGCCTGGATGGGGAAGGGCGCGGTCACGCCCTGCGCGGTGAGGGTGTTCAGCAGCCCCGCGGGCATGTCCAGACCGGCGAAGTCCTCAACGGGGGGAAGAGCGGGCGTCGTACTTTCCGGCAGCCGGAATTCCCTCGGCGACGACGGCGACGAGGACGACGGGCGGGACGAGGCGCGCCGGTTGTTCGGCTTCTGGGGTCTGCGGGACATGCGGTGGGTGGTCTGCCTTCCTCGAAACAGCACAAACCGGGGTCCGCACCATGTCGGTGCCGACCCCGGTGAGCAGATACGCGCCCGGCGATCAGGCGGGGACGATGTTCTCCGCCTGCGGGCCCTTCTGGCCCTGCGTGACGTCGAAGGAGACCCGCTGGCCCTCCTGGAGCTCACGGAAGCCCTGGGTCGCGATGTTCGAGTAGTGGGCGAAGACGTCGGGGCCGCCGCCGTCCTGCTGGATGAAGCCGAAACCCTTTTCGGCGTTGAACCACTTCACGGTTCCCTGTGCCATGACTTTCTCCTTCTGTAGGCAGAGGCCCCATCCGGAGATGCCGGAAAACAAATAATGCGCCTGTAGGAGAAACATTCCCGTCAGGCGCACATAGGTTCATGGGTACCACAACTGCAACGCCAAAACCCTAGCACAGTCCGGCGGACCCGTGCCGGATGGGCGAGCGCGCCATGGGAGTGCCGGGGTGTGATGCGGGCAGGAGACGGTTGACGGATCCGGGTGTGCGCCCCCTTGTGACGCCGCGCGCCCGCCCGTGAACCGATGATTCGCCCAAGGCGCAACCGGTAAAGCTCCGGGATACGCATGACCCGTGTACCGGGCGCATGCGCTTCGTACGCTGGTTCACAGGTGGGCGCCGTCCGGTACGACGGCCGCACGCGGGGGAAGGGACGGGGCAGTGGTCAACGGGGAGATGACGGGCGCGTCGCCCTTGGGACGGGTACGCGTTCTGTCGGCGCGCGGGTCCGTGCACGGGGCCGGGGTTCTGGTACGGCCGGGCACCGTGCTGACCTGCGCGCACGTGGTGACGTCGGCCCTCGGGGCGGCCGGCGGGCAAGCCGGGGGCGTGCCTCGGGGGTCCGTCGTCGTGGACGTTCCGGGGCGGCCGGACGCCGAGGCCGGCGAGGCCACCGTCGTGCCGGACGGATGGTTTCCCGGTCCGCTGGCCGGCGGGTCGGACGGGGATCTCGCCGTCCTGAGCACGGACTGGTCGCCACCCGCCCACGTGCTTCCGGCGCGGCTCGGCCCGTGCGGGGAGCCCGACCGGCGCGAGGTCGGCGTGTACGGCCACCCGGCCGGGGCGCCCGACGGCCTGTGGTCCTTAGCCCGTCTGACCGGGCGCGGCGGGCCGCACCGGGACTGGATCCAGCTGGAGGGACTCGGCACGACGGGCGTCCCGGTGGAACGCGGGTTCAGCGGAGCCGGCGTATGGGATCCGGCGGCGCGGCGGGTCGTCGGCCTGGTCACCGCCGCCTACACCGACCGGCAGGCCAAGGTGGCCTGGATGCTCCCGCTGGAGTCGGCGGCCCGCCTGTGGCCGGCGATCGCCCCGGCCCTCGTGCCGCCCCGGTCGCCCGCGCCGCGGAGGTCCCCCGAACCGCCGTCCGACAAGAGCCAGTTCGCCCTGGCCGACGCCCTGCTGAACGTGCCTCAGGTCGAGGACGACGACGCGGCGGCGCTGCGCCGCCTGCTGCCGGCCCCCATCCGCCGCGCCGTCCGCACCAGCCCGCGCCCCCGGCTCCAGCTCTTCTACGTCGTCCAGGCCTGCGCCGACCACCGCGACGGCAGGCAGGCCCTGGTCGACGCCCTGCGGCTGCTGGACGGCGACTCGGCGCCCGCGGGTGCCGTGCTGGAACTCATCGACGAACTGTGGCCCACCACCGCGGGGGGTGAGGCTCCGTGACGCTCGCCCAGGGGGCCTGGGGGCCGCCCAAAGTGCTGCTCGACGCGCTGGACGCCGTCCCGTGCTTCGAGGAGTCCGGACTGCTGCAGGAGTGCGCCCGCCAGGTGGGCCGCGCGCTGGGGGTCACGATCGCCCTGCCCGACAGCAGCCGGCGGCGGTTCTCGCTGCTGATCCTGCTCAGGGAGGTGATGCCGTATCCGGACGGCATCCAGGTGCTGGGCAGCGTGGTCTCGACGCTGGAGGGCGAGACCCGGCACATGGGCCGGGTGCGCACCGCCATCGCGCTCGCGGAGGTGCCGCTCTTCCCGCCGCAGAGCTGGGAACGGCTGATGTCCCTGCTCAGCGGTCTGGAGGTGCTGGACGTCCCGGGCATCTTCCGGGAGGCCCTGGGGCGCCCGGATCCGCTGCCGGTCCACTGCGCGGAGCCGTGGTCGGCGGTGCTGCACGCGGCGACGTTCAACGCCCGCCCCGGCGAACCGCTGCCCTGCGTCCTGCTGGTCGAGCACCTCGCGCACTACGCCAAGGGCCAACAGCAGCACGACCTGTTCGAGTGGGTGGAGGAGCACCTGATCCGCCCCGACATGTATCCCGGTGCGCCGGCCGCGCACCCGGTCGGGGCCGGCGCGCAGACCACGGCCGCCTCCGCCGCCCCGGCCAGGGCGAGTGCCGCCGCGGTGCCCGTAGCCGCCCGGGTCGGCGGCGATCTGCCGGCCGGCGCGGGCAGCTCCCCCGTGGCCACGGACGTGACCACCCGCCCCGCCCGCGTGCCGGCCGCCGCCTCCGTCCCGCTGCCGGAGGACGACGCCGCGGACGCCGTCTGGGCGCCCGGCGCCTGCCTGCTGGTCCGGCTGCGCCCCCTGCCCGACCCCGATCACAGCGAGGAGCGGCTCCTGTCGTACTGGTGGCAGATCGACGGACCGGAGCCGTACCCGGTGCGCGGCGGGGACGTGCGCGTCGATCTGGCCGATCTGCCCGAGCGGGTGAAGACGCTGGTGGAGGAGGCGGAGACGGGCTGGGCCTACTTCTGGAAGGAGGACCTGACCCTGGAGTTCCTGCTGCCCAGGGACCTGCTGGACCTGCCGGTCGAGAGATGGGCGAAACAGGGCTTCCACGGCGCGGACGGCGCCCTCGGGGAGGACCACCCGGTGGTATTGCGCAGCCTCGAAAGGATGGAACGCGCGGACACGCATGGACGCTGGGCCAAACGCTGGGACGCCCTGGTGACCGCCTGCGGAGGGCCCGTGCACTGGTTCCCCGACGAGGGCCGCGCCCATCTGCTCACCGAGCCGCAGCCGGTGATGGTGGTCCTCAGCGATCCGCCCGGGGGCGGCGGCGACGGGGGCCCCGGGGTCGATGAGCTGGGTGAGTCCCTGCGGGCGGGTGTGCCGATCGTCGTCTGGGACCGGCGCGGGGGAGTCGATCCAGCCTTTCGGGACGAATTGCGGGAACTCTCCTCCCGCAAGGGCATACACCGACTACCCGACGCTCTCAGGTCGTTGCGCATAGAGGCCGGGGGCGAGGATCCTGCTGGGGGCGGCTCCTCTACGCTCGGTCGCCACGCAGCTTTGCTCTGGGACGACCCGTACCGCCTACCGAGCGGTCGGTCAGACGCGGCGGATTCATCCGCGCAGGGGGGAGGGTAGGACGAGATGCTTCCCGAGGACGGCGCATCCGGGGGGACGCGTCCGAACGGCGACCGGGTGGCGGGGGATCCACCGCGGCCGCACGCGAACGGCACCGCGGGCCCCGTGCCCGACGGTGCGGTGCGGGGCGCCTCCGACCAACGGTGGTGGATCTACCGCGGTACGGGGCAGCCCCTGTACGACACCAGCCTCGACGAACTCCTGCCGCCCCCGCCGCCCTGGCGCCGGTTCACCGGCGGTCCCGTGGTCGACCCGCCCCCGGCGGACGACGAGGAGATCGAGCGCCGGCTGGGCCGCGTCTCGGCGTTATCCACGGGTCCCGACCAGCTCAGGCGCGAGGCCGACATGGTCAACGCGGCCCTGCTGCTGCGCCGGCCGCTGCTCGTCACCGGCCGCCCCGGCACGGGGAAGTCGTCCCTCGCCTACCGCATCAGCCGGGAGCTGAAGCTGGGCCGCGTACTGCGCTGGCACATCACCAGCCGCACCACGCTGCGCTCCGGGCTCTACGAGTACGACGCGATCGGCCGGGTCCAGGACTCGGCGGCGTTACGCGCCGCGCACCGGCCGTACGCCACGGACGGCGCGACCGCCACGGACGGCGCGGGCCACGGCGCTCCGCAGGGCCGCACACCGGGCGAGGAAGGCCTTCCCGGGATCGGCGACTACCTCCAACTCGGCCCGCTCGGAACGGCGTTGCTGCCCTACAAGCTGCCTCGGGTGCTCCTGATCGACGAGTTGGACAAGAGCGACCAGGACCTCGCCAACGACCTGCTCGGCGTCTTCGAGGAAGGCCAGTACCCCGTCACCGAGCTGGTCCGGGCCCGGCGCCTGCACCCCAGGGTGACGGTGATGACCGACGATCCGCACCGCAGCGCCGAGATCGCCGACGGCGTCGTCAAGTGCCGGGCGTTCCCGATCGTGGTGATCACCTCCAACGGCGAGCGCGAGTTCCCACCCGCCTTCCTCCGCCGCTGTCTGCGGCTCCGGATGCCGGACCCGGACCGTTCGCAGCTGGTCGACATGATCACGGCCCATCTGAGGGAGGCGGCGCGGGGGTCGGCGAACTCCGCCCGGGCGGACGAGCTGGTCGACCGGTTCCTGCGCAACAGCCGGGAGCGGGGCGGCCTCGCCGTGGACCAGCTGCTCAACGCCGTGTTCCTGGCCACCTCGGGCCGTTTCCCCGGCGAGGACGAGGAGTCGCTGGAGCACCTCGTGGACGCGCTGTGGCACCGGCTCGACGGAGCGGGGGCGGAAACGAGGGCCGGATGACAGTGTCCCCCGGAACCCCCGCCCCACCCGACCGGCCGGAGGGGGGAAGCCGGGCTGCCCTGGACCGGGAGCTGCCGACCTGGACGGAACTGGCCGACGCGTTGTACCTGGCGGCCTGTCAGGACGCGGCCGTACCGCTGTTCGACGTGCCCGGCCGCGAGGCCCGGGAGCGCGGCGAGCGGTCCCGCCGGGAGAACCGTCCCAGCGAACGGCCGCCCCCGTGGGAGCGCCACGGCTCCCCCGGGCCCGTCGCCTCCCGGCCGCCCGGGGACCCCGGCGGCGACCCGGCCGCGGGATCCGCCACGCCCGAGGACCGGGACGGCACGCCCCCGGACCCCGAGGGCGGCATGGGCGACCGTCACCGGGCCGGCGAGACCCCGGCTCCGGGCGACTCCCGCACACCCGACGACGACTCCCGCACCGCCGACCACGATTCCCGCCCGCCCGGCGACGATTCCCGCCCGCCCGAGGCGCAGGACGACGGCCACGGCCTCGGGTCCGACGACGAACTGCTCCTGCTGGAAGAGGGGCTGACCACCCTGACGGACGCTGCCCGCCCGCTCTTCGCCACGC from Streptomyces sp. 6-11-2 encodes:
- a CDS encoding AAA family ATPase — encoded protein: MPDGAVRGASDQRWWIYRGTGQPLYDTSLDELLPPPPPWRRFTGGPVVDPPPADDEEIERRLGRVSALSTGPDQLRREADMVNAALLLRRPLLVTGRPGTGKSSLAYRISRELKLGRVLRWHITSRTTLRSGLYEYDAIGRVQDSAALRAAHRPYATDGATATDGAGHGAPQGRTPGEEGLPGIGDYLQLGPLGTALLPYKLPRVLLIDELDKSDQDLANDLLGVFEEGQYPVTELVRARRLHPRVTVMTDDPHRSAEIADGVVKCRAFPIVVITSNGEREFPPAFLRRCLRLRMPDPDRSQLVDMITAHLREAARGSANSARADELVDRFLRNSRERGGLAVDQLLNAVFLATSGRFPGEDEESLEHLVDALWHRLDGAGAETRAG